In Fusobacterium canifelinum, a genomic segment contains:
- the dnaG gene encoding DNA primase, with amino-acid sequence MYFKQEDIDKLLDNLRIEEVVGEFIELKKVGSSYKGLCPFHADTNPSFFVTPEKKICKCFVCGSGGNAINFYSKIKNISYTDAIRELSKKYRINIKEYNNININENYEKFYQIMEDSHNFFMEKMFSQDSRGALEYLSNRGLDTNLIKEHQLGYAPPKWSELYELLNSKGYNEEDLLALGLIKKSEEGRIYDAFRNRIIFPIFSPSGRIIAFGGRTLEKDASIPKYINSPDTPIFKKGKNAYGIERAINIKNKNYSILMEGYMDVLSANIYGFDTSIAPLGTALTEEQAQLIKRYSSNILLSFDMDKAGISATERASFILKSQGFNIRVLQFEESKDPDEFLKKNGREAFLKVVENSLEIFDFLYKLYSSEYDLNNIIAKQNFVERFKEFFSNVENDLEKEMYLKKLSEKIDISADILRKTLIEQNKKHVIRKDYIDINQEKIEKKEFKQANNLEMAIVKMLLRKPEYYNFFKEEKLESDIANKIFKFFNQKIKENLFFDSNTIMKEFKKYIEESNDFSQYEKNNELARIIMNYVLIPNKIEEERENIELFKSYLRVKLKLRDKTKDDIAKKIEFGKLKKEIAKTKSVEEFIKVYNSFKYLF; translated from the coding sequence ATGTACTTTAAACAAGAAGATATAGATAAATTACTAGATAATTTAAGAATAGAAGAAGTAGTTGGAGAATTTATTGAATTAAAAAAAGTAGGTTCAAGCTATAAAGGATTATGCCCATTTCATGCAGATACTAATCCTTCTTTTTTCGTTACACCTGAAAAGAAGATTTGTAAATGCTTTGTATGTGGTTCAGGCGGAAATGCCATAAATTTTTATTCAAAAATTAAAAATATCTCCTATACAGATGCAATTAGAGAGCTATCAAAAAAATATAGAATTAATATAAAAGAATATAATAATATCAACATAAATGAAAATTATGAAAAATTTTATCAAATTATGGAAGATAGTCATAATTTTTTTATGGAAAAAATGTTTTCTCAAGATTCAAGAGGAGCTTTAGAATATCTTTCAAATAGAGGTTTAGACACCAATTTAATTAAAGAACATCAACTTGGATATGCTCCTCCAAAATGGTCAGAACTTTATGAACTTTTAAACAGTAAAGGCTATAATGAAGAAGATTTATTAGCTTTGGGACTTATTAAAAAAAGTGAAGAAGGAAGAATATATGATGCTTTTAGAAATAGAATAATATTTCCAATTTTTTCTCCAAGTGGAAGAATAATTGCCTTTGGAGGAAGAACTTTAGAAAAAGATGCCTCAATACCAAAGTATATAAATTCACCAGATACACCAATTTTTAAAAAAGGAAAAAATGCTTATGGTATTGAAAGAGCTATAAATATAAAAAATAAAAATTATTCTATTTTGATGGAAGGTTATATGGATGTTCTTTCTGCTAATATTTATGGCTTTGATACAAGTATAGCACCATTAGGAACTGCTTTAACAGAAGAACAAGCTCAACTTATAAAAAGATATTCATCTAATATCTTATTATCCTTTGATATGGATAAGGCTGGAATATCTGCAACAGAAAGAGCAAGTTTTATACTAAAATCCCAAGGTTTTAATATAAGAGTTTTACAATTTGAAGAAAGTAAAGATCCTGATGAATTTTTAAAGAAAAATGGAAGAGAAGCTTTTTTAAAAGTAGTTGAAAATTCATTAGAAATTTTTGATTTCTTATATAAATTATATTCAAGTGAATACGATTTAAACAATATTATAGCAAAACAAAATTTTGTAGAAAGATTTAAAGAGTTTTTTTCAAATGTAGAGAATGATTTGGAAAAGGAAATGTATCTAAAAAAACTTTCAGAAAAAATAGATATAAGTGCAGATATTTTAAGAAAAACACTTATTGAGCAAAATAAAAAACATGTCATAAGAAAAGATTATATTGATATAAATCAAGAAAAGATAGAAAAAAAAGAATTTAAGCAAGCTAATAATTTAGAAATGGCAATAGTTAAGATGCTACTTAGAAAACCTGAATATTATAATTTTTTTAAAGAAGAAAAATTAGAAAGTGATATAGCTAATAAAATTTTTAAATTTTTTAACCAAAAAATAAAGGAAAATTTATTTTTTGATAGTAATACTATAATGAAAGAGTTTAAAAAATATATTGAAGAAAGTAATGATTTTTCTCAATATGAAAAAAATAATGAATTAGCAAGAATAATAATGAATTACGTTTTAATTCCAAATAAAATTGAAGAAGAAAGAGAAAATATAGAATTATTTAAAAGTTATCTTAGAGTAAAGTTAAAATTAAGAGATAAAACAAAAGATGATATTGCTAAAAAAATTGAATTTGGAAAATTAAAAAAAGAAATAGCAAAAACTAAAAGTGTTGAAGAATTTATAAAAGTTTATAATTCATTTAAGTATCTTTTTTAA
- the rpoD gene encoding RNA polymerase sigma factor RpoD, with protein sequence MKELIKNEKARALIKKAVEEGIITYEEINEELGDDFPAENIEQLINEMLEQGIKIVDEEQLDELGEDELREKDLAEDYVDAEEHDDLLEDDTEDKLDDTDEENDETEEHFTEFDDEFNPEYIEDVSEDELSNEKLLNLGNSAKVDEPIKMYLREIGQVPLLTHDEEIEYAKRAYEGDEEASKKLIESNLRLVVSIAKKHTNRGLKLLDLIQEGNIGLMKAVEKFEYTKGYKFSTYATWWIRQAITRAIADQGRTIRIPVHMIETINKIKKESRIYLQETGKDASPEILAERLGMEVDKIKAIQEMNQEPISLETPVGSEEDSELGDFVEDQKTTSPYEATNRAILREELDAVLKTLSPREEKVLRYRYGLDDSSPKTLEEVGKIFNVTRERIRQIEVKALRKLRHPSRKKKLEDFKVD encoded by the coding sequence GTGAAAGAGCTAATAAAAAATGAAAAAGCTAGAGCTTTAATAAAAAAAGCAGTAGAAGAAGGGATTATAACTTATGAAGAAATTAATGAAGAATTAGGTGATGATTTTCCAGCTGAAAACATAGAACAACTTATTAATGAGATGCTTGAACAAGGAATAAAAATAGTTGATGAGGAACAATTAGATGAGTTAGGGGAAGACGAGTTAAGAGAAAAAGATTTAGCAGAAGATTATGTAGATGCTGAGGAACATGATGATTTATTAGAAGATGATACAGAAGACAAACTTGATGATACAGATGAAGAAAATGATGAAACAGAAGAACATTTTACAGAATTTGATGATGAATTTAATCCTGAGTATATAGAAGATGTAAGTGAAGATGAGTTAAGTAATGAAAAATTGTTGAATTTAGGTAATAGTGCAAAAGTAGATGAACCTATAAAAATGTATTTAAGAGAAATAGGACAGGTTCCTTTACTAACTCATGATGAAGAAATAGAGTATGCTAAAAGAGCCTATGAGGGAGACGAAGAAGCTAGTAAAAAGCTTATAGAATCAAATTTAAGACTTGTTGTGAGTATTGCTAAAAAACATACAAATAGAGGTCTAAAACTTCTTGATTTAATACAAGAAGGGAATATAGGGCTTATGAAGGCTGTTGAGAAGTTTGAATATACAAAGGGATATAAATTTTCAACTTATGCTACTTGGTGGATAAGACAGGCTATAACAAGAGCAATAGCTGATCAAGGAAGAACAATAAGAATACCTGTTCATATGATAGAAACAATAAATAAAATTAAAAAAGAATCAAGAATATATCTACAAGAAACAGGAAAAGATGCTTCTCCTGAGATTTTAGCTGAAAGACTTGGAATGGAAGTTGATAAAATAAAAGCAATTCAAGAAATGAATCAAGAACCAATATCTCTTGAAACTCCTGTTGGAAGTGAAGAAGATAGTGAATTAGGAGATTTTGTTGAAGACCAAAAAACAACAAGTCCTTATGAAGCTACAAATAGAGCAATTTTAAGAGAAGAATTAGATGCTGTTTTAAAAACATTGAGTCCAAGAGAGGAAAAAGTATTGAGATACAGATATGGACTTGATGATAGTTCTCCAAAAACATTGGAAGAAGTTGGGAAAATATTCAATGTTACTAGGGAAAGAATAAGACAAATTGAGGTAAAAGCTCTTAGAAAATTAAGACACCCTAGTAGAAAGAAAAAGCTTGAAGATTTTAAAGTGGATTAG